Proteins encoded together in one Triticum dicoccoides isolate Atlit2015 ecotype Zavitan chromosome 7B, WEW_v2.0, whole genome shotgun sequence window:
- the LOC119339900 gene encoding cysteine-rich receptor-like protein kinase 10, whose amino-acid sequence MATWNGVGQVASVAQLAGIDAYGLIKMIVEAVQTVRRNKETCQKLARRVKMIGDLLQELHEAQLMQHRDTRNPVDQLEETLRRAFMLITTCQDSSFMYHCFTGGNQACQLREVENDIAFYLQIFPLVSHVDTSRTLVLHLSRGQPSPTEEYAEEAQILKDDSGHATSPRIEATAETVESRLQGVNRNLPGSNIFYGSQKSKVKRLAVGKDILVKLFCAARRSRLLLFNLSQVEKYTENFKWDNVVGCGAFGYVYKGNLPSGIEIAVKRFATSSTQGSAEFSAEIETIANLQHRNVIRLLGFCIQREKDFLGFQIQQEEMILVYEYMPNKSLASFLYSYTKTGESLNWSKLLDIIEGIAQGLVYLHDLSSHQCVVHMDLKANNILLDYEMNPKISDFGMARILPSSGTEETLDTVKGTTGYMDPEYIRSGKFSAKSDVYSFGIMILEIVSRKKCLSLLSNGDMMDLPTRAWELWKAGKPHELADVSSPSNDQQTAQIIRCIHVALLCIQDCPMHRPTMLDVLLMLRSESFASLPTPSVPVNHTDEHQAEALTLEGFWEVNVPLQPVEEMVTS is encoded by the exons ATGGCAACATGGAATGGTGTAGGTCAAGTGGCCAGTGTTGCGCAACTAGCAGGGATAGATGCATATGGGCTGATCAAGATGATTGTGGAGGCAGTGCAGACCGTTAGGAGGAACAAGGAGACCTGCCAAAAGCTCGCGCGACGCGTCAAGATGATAGGTGACCTTCTGCAGGAGCTTCATGAGGCACAACTGATGCAACACCGAGATACGAGGAACCCAGTGGATCAGCTGGAGGAGACACTTCGGCGAGCTTTTATGCTTATCACAACCTGCCAGGACAGCAGCTTCATGTATCACTGCTTCACCGGAGGTAATCAGGCTTGCCAGTTACGTGAGGTGGAGAATGATATCGCCTTCTACCTCCAGATTTTCCCCCTTGTGAGCCATGTTGATACTTCCCGTACCTTGGTGCTGCATTTGAGCAGAGGTCAACCTTCACCTACAGAG GAATATGCAGAGGAGGCGCAGATACTAAAAGATGATTCAGGCCATGCAACTTCACCTAG GATTGAAGCCACAGCTGAGACAGTTGAATCAAGACTTCAGGGAGTAAACAGGAATTTGCCAG GAAGCAATATTTTTTATGGATCACAAAAAAGCAAGGTTAAACGGCTTGCTGTGGGCAAGGACATACTTGTAAAACTATTCTGTGCTGCAAGACGTTCAAGATTATTGCTGTTCAATCTTTCTCAGGTCGAAAAGTATACAGAAAATTTCAAATGGGATAATGTGGTTGGATGTGGTGCTTTTGGCTATGTTTACAAG GGAAATCTACCTAGCGGGATTGAGATTGCGGTCAAAAGATTTGCAACATCATCAACTCAAGGTTCAGCAGAATTCTCTGCTGAGATTGAAACAATTGCAAATCTTCAACATAGAAATGTAATAAGGCTACTTGGGTTTTGCATTCAAAGAGAAAAGGACTTTCTGGGATTTCAGATTCAGCAGGAAGAGATGATTTTAGTTTACGAATACATGCCAAACAAGAGCTTGGCCTCTTTTCTCTACAGCT ATACAAAGACGGGAGAATCACTTAATTGGTCTAAGCTCCTCGATATAATTGAAGGGATAGCTCAGGGTCTTGTTTACCTGCATGACCTATCGTCTCACCAATGTGTTGTCCACATGGATTTGAAAGCCAATAATATATTGTTAGATTATGAAATGAACCCTAAGATTTCTGATTTTGGGATGGCTAGGATATTACCTTCTAGCGGGACTGAAGAGACTTTGGACACTGTTAAAGGCACAAC TGGTTATATGGATCCAGAATATATCAGGTCTGGGAAATTCTCAGCAAAGTCTGATGTGTATAGCTTTGGCATCATGATTCTTGAGATCGTAAGTCGAAAGAAATGTCTTTCTTTATTATCCAATGGAGATATGATGGATCTACCGACGCGT GCCTGGGAGCTATGGAAAGCAGGAAAGCCCCACGAGCTTGCTGATGTATCATCACCAAGTAATGACCAACAAACGGCTCAGATCATCAGATGCATTCATGTGGCACTGCTGTGTATTCAAGATTGTCCGATGCACCGGCCTACCATGTTGGATGTGCTTCTGATGCTACGCAGCGAGAGCTTCGCCAGCTTACCTACACCTAGCGTGCCAGTCAACCACACAGATGAGCATCAAGCTGAAGCCCTGACGCTCGAGGGTTTCTGGGAGGTGAACGTACCATTACAACCTGTTGAGGAGATGGTCACTTCGTAG